Part of the Thermoanaerobaculia bacterium genome is shown below.
CCGCTGCGACGCGCGCCAGTCCGACTTCCTCCTCTACGGCGGCCGCGTCGGACATTTCTTCACCGACCACGTCGCCCTCGAAGCGACCGTGAACTGGATCGACCTGCATCCCGGCTTCTACGACGCCTCGCTGGGGGTGATGTACGACTTCACGCCGGCGATCCCCGGCTGGAACACGTACGTCGGCCTCGGCGGCGGAAGCGAGCGCGAGCACGTGCGCGGCCGCGGCGAAGGGTTCGTTTATCTCGGCGTCGGGTCCGAATACCGGTTCAATCGCGTCGTCGGAGCCCGGTTCGAGCTCCGCGGCGAGCACGTCTTCGGCGAGCCGTTCTTCGGCGGGAGCTCCCACACGGACGTCCAGCCCAACGTCGGCGTCGTGCTCCACTTCGGAGCGCCGGCTCCCCCGCCGCCTCCTCCGCCGCCGCCCGCGCCGGAGATGCCGAAGGCGTCGCCTCCTCCGCCCCCGCCGCCGCCGGTCGAGGCCCCGCCGCCTCCGGTCGTCGCGCCGCCGCCCGCCCCCGAGACGTCGACCAACGAGATTCCGTTCGAGCGCAACTCGTCGCGGCTCTCGAACATCGCCAAGGCGGTCCTCGATCGCGTGGCCGCGCGACTGAAGGACGACCTCCACGCGACGGTCGTCGTCACCGGATACCCGGACGAGTCGACCCCCGAGCGCCGCCGCGAGCGGCTCGCCTC
Proteins encoded:
- a CDS encoding OmpA family protein, producing the protein MDRRLGTLLSMMAAVPLVAGVARAQDRSDVNDRTATNVLKGDTYVGAQIGVDFLGDTNYKCRCDARQSDFLLYGGRVGHFFTDHVALEATVNWIDLHPGFYDASLGVMYDFTPAIPGWNTYVGLGGGSEREHVRGRGEGFVYLGVGSEYRFNRVVGARFELRGEHVFGEPFFGGSSHTDVQPNVGVVLHFGAPAPPPPPPPPPAPEMPKASPPPPPPPPVEAPPPPVVAPPPAPETSTNEIPFERNSSRLSNIAKAVLDRVAARLKDDLHATVVVTGYPDESTPERRRERLASQRAENAKEYLVTRHGIDAARISTRTEPASPATSGKAVVTVTFSPRS